In Dysidea avara chromosome 6, odDysAvar1.4, whole genome shotgun sequence, the genomic stretch ATGTTCTCAACCATTGAGTCATTTCCCAGGTAGATGCATGTGAGATCCTTCTTGGCCACTGGGAAATATGGTATTAATGGTCGATCAGATACTTTGAGAAGATTATGGTATTTTACAAAATTTGTTGTGGGATTCATAAACAAATTTAAATCCTATAAGAAATCAGAAATTAATCACCATATCACATGTACAAGTTTCACAACATAGGCCACTAAAGGATTAGTACATAGACAAGATGGAtgtagtacatgtacatgtacacaacacacacacacacacacacacacacacacacacacacacacacacacacacacacacacacacacacacacacacacacacctctcACCTTAGTATGGCAAACATTGTATTGTAATTTCTCAAATCCTTCAAGTATTCTACACAACAAATGACATTGATAATCAACATACAGTGTGAGTGTAGTCAGTCACTGACTTGCTATCTTGATCATGTGTCTTATAATTTCTGCTCTTCTTGTTGAGCTCTGTTCTTGTAGTATTGTAGTGACTGTCCAGTACAAGTGTTTGTTGGTCATCTGTCAAACAACATCATGTGTCATATGcacatacgtgtgtgtgtgagtgtgtgtgcatcCGTAAGTGTGCATAACCATTAGTACATTGGTACGAGATGTGACAAAAGCTTGCATAATTGACTACTACTGTATACTGCTACACATCAGAGAAAATCAAGAGTGATCTAAGAAAATATCTGACACATAACAATGAACAGCAAATACTGTAGGTGTCGAGGTGGAAGCCCCACTCGGTTTCTTGTTTGCATCCTAACAGTAAAGATAACTTTTTAATTCACAATTTTGTTATAGATTTCAACAGTTTGCAACATCACTTGTGTCATCAATATGATACAGTTTGATAAACACAAGACAACACCTTCCAGTATATACCGTAAGGatacataatacatgtatatgtgcaGTGCATATTAAATACATAACAAACGTACTTCTTCAAACTTTGAAATATTGACATGTAAGTGTGGTCCATGTCTACCCCACAGATCATCAAGATATTCCGTTGCATCAATAGCACAGAACACCAGAGAGTCCTACATGGATAACAACACAATTAACACATCACAACATTACTACTTGTCACTGTGCAATTTTTAATTATGGACATACCAAACACACATTAGGTACATCATGCTTACTATTCTAGTGAACTCTTGTGCGATGACTTGTGGATCTAACTTGAGTATTTGTTTATGTATTTTGCTCTCTTTGATCATTTCCTGAAATAaggaataaataataattatacgtaCCAACTACTTATCTCTAAGGCATGTCTCACTCTCACCTGTTGAACCTCTTCTTGTATCAGAGTTGCCAATGTGTCTCTTTTCTTTAATAATATCTGTGTACACAAAGTGTGAGAATTGTGTGTTTAAAAATACTGAGGGAGTAAATATTGAATACCTGCTATTTAATCCAATAAAGTTATGCAGGTCAGCCAGGTGTTCGGGTAGTACTGAGTTACGGACTGGTCCCTCCCTGCCGGCCACCATTACCAAAGTGATACAATAATTCCTGTACAGAAAAAATGGCACATAGAATGACTATGACTTAGATATCACAACACACTTACTGTCTGACATTTTGGCTAAGGTCATCTGGAAAAACTCTCGGACAGCTCTTTCTATGACCTCACCAACTGTAGTTTTCTAAAGTTGACACACAAATACAGTAGTAAATATAAGAGCACTTTAATGTCTACATCCATACACTCACTTGAGAGACACTTATAAACTTGTAGGAGTGATCCAGTGTATACAACTTGATGACAGCATCCACAAGAGTGCCACTTTTACCAGAAGTGTTCGTATTTATAACTGTGAGTGGCTCATTTAAATCAATGTTGTTTAGATTTCCAACAGATGAAGATTGTTTTATCTAAAAACCACAATCATAGACTCATTAAAAGCTTGAGCATTAAACTGGGGTGTTTAAAGCTACATGCAAAACTCAGGGAgattcacagaaaaaaattctCTACCTCTCCATCTGTCATGTCCACTCCACAGGCTGCTATGTCATCTACAGAAGCTCGTTTTGCCAGAGGAGCTTTCCGTTTACCTGAACCACTACGTCTTTCTACGCTTGTTGTATGCATGGATGATGCACTGCGTGGCCGAGGAGGATGTAGATCTGTTTCTTCTGGATCATAAGTGCTTTGCCTACAAGTAAAAGAAGCATACATGTCCATACGTCTGtgtgtatgtaaaatgtgtgccTGCATGCATGCTTACCGTTTTATTGCTTTATTTACTTCCTTAGTAACTTTATGAGTTACACTACAAAGATTTTCACTGGATCTTTGAGCTTAATTCTTGGAGACCCTATTGTACAAAGTGTGGATAACACTACAAAATTGGGTGTGGCTCTAAGAGATCACCTGATTCCTTGCTGGAGCCACTCCCACCTCTGGGTTTTGTCTGTAGGGAAGATCCACGAGGTCTCATCGGAGGAGGGGCTGGTATATTGTTTCTTGTCTGTACTGTGCTAGCTGTATCCATCTATGGTGAGTAATACAGTAAAtataattctaattaatgcctaACACAAATACAAAGGTACGTATCATGTTTAAGTATGTATGTGTAAATATATACAACATCACCAACCTGATCAATTACTGATGATGgagtgttacaaacaaaactcttgtatgctgtaaagaaacggcacagctagctatatgtatcATTAAaaaatatgggtaatacagtaGCATACAGCGGGTTGTCTGTGGAAGCTCTAAACATTTGCAACAGCTTCCAGTATGAGTTTCTGTGATTGCTACTGTAAACCTATGACCGATTTCTCCATAATTCTATGTGGATACTATGACAGAAGAAAACTTTATGGGTTTGGAAAACACTAGCTGTTCGCTCCAATATTTTGAATTTTGTGAGTGTCAATTTGCAAAATTCACAAAACTTTAGAACTTGCACAGATAACCCACTGTATGGTAACTAATGGTTTAATTTTACACTAAAGTCTTTTACCTGGAAAATTGCTTTTCACAACTAATTCCAATTGGTAGTTGTTCTGTAGTAGCTTTTGAGCATACACATGTAATAAACTGATTACTACTTGACTGTGAAATACTTCATGTGTA encodes the following:
- the LOC136259186 gene encoding uncharacterized protein, whose amino-acid sequence is MHTTSVERRSGSGKRKAPLAKRASVDDIAACGVDMTDGEIKQSSSVGNLNNIDLNEPLTVINTNTSGKSGTLVDAVIKLYTLDHSYKFISVSQKTTVGEVIERAVREFFQMTLAKMSDRIIVSLW